The genomic DNA CGGTTCCATATACGCCTCAAGTCTTCATCCCATCTTAAGGCAATAGATGTCATGAAAGAACCAGGCTCAATGATGCTAACTTGGACTCCAAAAGGACGGAGCTCTCGCCTGAATTGgaaaaaagagagcaagagaaaaataatttccattagAAGCAAAGTTATAATGCAGATAGTTTGCTTGATAGAGTATTCTTAGGAGTGGAGCTGGAGTCAGAAGCAATTTTGGGTGGAGCTAGAGTTGGTAAATATTtcctaaatatattattttattcttatgtttCATATTTAatcaattaaatatattttatattctatcAATCAAAGTAGCCTGATGATTTATGTGTTGGTGATGAAATGCCTTGTGCTACCATTTTACAATGGAAATTTTGCTATTGCTAATTAATACATTTGACATTTATGAAGgagtaagagctggacagtagaAAAAAAAGAGGAGTTGGAGTATCTAGTATAGTGAGTCCAAAGCCCTGCTTAGCAGTTCTAATTTAGGAGTGCTCTGCTGTGATTAATGAAAGAGCCCTCACAATTTCTAACGTAAGAAAATAGCTTCACTACTGAGCatattggaaaacaaaatgcatgGAGATGTTCCAGCAGGAACACTTTATCTGCAGAATTGCCTCTAAGACAGGCTTCTGTGATGCCTATGGGTATGAAATGCACCAGTGGCTGGAACAACTGAAGGTTTAGAGAAGAGACGAATTCCTGATCCTCTTGGTTACTTCCAACTAGAATAGGCTCATTGAACcagctgttgaatggtgagtcaagatgtaggtaaatcccactaAGCAATGTTTTTACTCTACTGGGGTCTGACAAAAGGATTcaggcttttattgttgttattccccAATAGTTCCTTTTTTTTAGTCATCAGTCTATTTGGATGGAGAGAAAAGGTAGCCAACTGTGAGCCATCTAACCTGGTAAAAAGAAGACCACACTTCCCTCTGGATTGTGTTTGATATTCTTGGTGTACAAAGGGTGATGCTAGTAGAGAGGTTTAGTGATCTTTTTTGGCAACTTTGGTTCAGCATTTATACCTATTTCACAGTGATATTGGATAAGTGTTTTTTGCATTTAGTTTGAAAAACtacagtttaaaaatgtaatttactatatattccaaaatttacattttattaGAAGTAGAATATAGgttgcatctacacagcagaattaatgcagtttgatactccttggatagcaataacaacagcaaggaCATTTtaataccacttatcagtgtactAGTACTCCCTAAGCAGGTTAcgatgtgtaagccaattgcccccaacaagctgtgtactcacagagggccaattgtacttggAAGGTGAGGTCCATAAAGGCAACCATATCTCTCGGAAGCTGCTATTAATTATAGCAGATCAATCTGCCTAAATCTGTGTATCTTCATGTCACTTAGCTGAGCAAGAGAGAaagctggacacacacacacacacacacacacacacacacacacagtattatTTTTACCTTATGCTGTCTGAGAAGGCTTCCACACCAAACTTGGCTAGACAGTAACCTCCACCTATGTTTATCACTCTTCCACCAACACTGGATACATTTACGACTCTCCCTCTTGCTGCTCTCACCAGGGGCAGCATGTGCAATGTCACGTCAATCAGTCCAAGCAGGTTGACATTTATCACCTCTGCAAATTGATCCTTGGTCAGCCATTCATTGGGAGCTACATGAGCGCCTGTAGCTGCATTGTTGACCAAGCCCCAGAGCCCTGTGGGAAGAAAGAGTTTACATATTCAGAGCTGTCTCTTCTGTACCATCTTTTAACAATGGGATGTTTATCATCCTTACTGAAATATCACATCGTTACAAATATCCTTGTGATTGTTATCTATGGAGCAAttcattcttgttgttgtgtgccttcatgtcatttctgacttacgatgaccctataggattttctcagcaagaattgttcagaggaggtttggttttgcctccctttgaggctgagagagtatgacttgcccaaggtcaatctgagcagagatttgaaccctggtttccagagttgtagttgtggtgtagtggtttgattgttgaactataactctggagaccagggtttgaatcccagcttggccatgtaaacccactgggtgaccttgggcaagtcacagtctctcagcctcagaggatggcaatggcaaaacctctgaagaacatgccaagaaaaacccatgataggtttgccttagggtcgacataagtcaaaaatgacttgaaggcaccaccaaCACaaagtctaatgctcaaactattgaacatatttttgaaattcatttttattagaAAAAGAATGTATGAGATGCAGCCTCAAGGGATATAGCTATAGAGATAACATTGTAATTATGTCTCCTGATGTTACCCTTCCAAACCTACTTTTTAACCAGTGCTTTAAGCTTCTCCAACACGACCTTTTTTTGTGTGAGTCAGGCTGATAACATTGTCATTCATGAACAAGATGTCAGTCTGTGTTTAAAAACACACTTCTCTACAGTATCTCACACAATATAATGTTTATAACATTCACAAGAAAGACAGATTACAGAATGATCTTTACTAGTTCTCATTTGTACAAAAAGCATTCGTACTACCTCACTGTGTGCCATATTTTCATCCAGCCTTTTCCTTTGAGACTACTTTCCCCATATGTTCCCACTGATTTTCCTATTAGCTTCTACCAGCAATTCAAACCCTACCATTGACTTttgcttttgtatattttggtgGAAGGAGAAGACCTTTGCTGACCCTCCCAGCCTTATCCCTTTCATGATTCCCCAACTCTTTTGCTGTCAAGACCATGTTCACATTCTCTCTACCCTCTTTTTTTCTGCATCACTTTGTGTATGTGAGTgtttttttgggtggtggtggacagTTAATATCTATTCACTGTTGTGAAAAAACCTGGACATTAGTAAATGAGAAAACATCACCATGTCTTGTGAGTTATTTTTCTAAGATGGCTCCTAGTGGATATATACACCCCCAAACAGTGAAATATTCCCTTAATAACGTTTTGGGCATGACTTTAGATCCaacactgtactgtactgtactgttctGTAGTGAGCAGTAAAATcttattgaaattttattttattccatttatatcccacctttctcttggcAAGTGaatcaaggtggcatacaaaatttaaaacagaagtttAAGTAAAAGCGAACAAGTAAACACAATTTCTATTAAAAACActaaggctgcatcaacactgcagaaataatccaatctgatatctctttaattgccatggcccaatgctatagaattctaggagctgtagttttgtgagatatttagccttctttgtcagagagctctggtgccacaacaaactacagtttgattccatagcactcagccgtgagttaaagtggtgtcagactggattatttctgcagtgctgatgcagccatagttaagaaaagatttaaaatacatttaaataaaataaaaatagagcacaccattttaaacaatattatgCCATATGTTTAAAATCAATCAAATGCCTACCTaactacagtctgccctttgTTATCTATGGAGAACCATTCCAGATCCACCCTACCCTGTGGGTAAGGAAAAATGTGGGAACTTTCATctttaagaaccatacaaggTTAACAGAAAGAGAGATATGGAATATTTGATAGTGGAGAATTGGGGTTTAAGGAGGGTGATATTTACCAATCCTGAAGAGGGATCTATGGAAAGCAGAATAtggctcagacagcatctgagggcTACACAGGGAGAGAGTAATCCTGATCTGTTGAGCAGAGTTTTGGTCTGCAGCCACTGTGTGCACAAAGTGGCTGTGTGTCGGGTGGATATTTATGTTCTATTTTACACCCTCAAGGTGCATTCCCACTTAAAGTCCCATTCCCACTCAATGTAACAAAGACAAAGAGGAGGGATGATGTAGCTCTTTTATCTTGAATCATTTTCCTATTCTAacttaaacataaataaaataataaataaaatttttatttctatcccgctttttgccaggcaatcaaagcggcgtacaacaggttaaaacacatccatatatacataatgccccccttaaaacaagattaaacaatgtaagattaaaaactacatattaaaagccgactaagctaaataaaaatcatcatgggcagagttcacgggatgggaagtcttatttgtggccgagcattttattcagggaaggcttgctggaagagatccatcttaatggcctttttaaagctctctagattggtaatttgacggatctcgtccggcaggccattccataagttgggggtggctgcagagaatgtcctctgggaggtcgctgtcaacctggtctttaagggctgtaataaattcttcccagaggacctgagtgtacggggcggattatatggaagcaggcgatcccttagataggttgggcccaagccatgtagggctttaaaggtgataaccaacaccttgtactgtgcccggaaactgataagCAGCCAacggagtgacttcaatattggtgttatatggtcactccttgctgtttctgcgaccaacctggctgccatattctgtaccaactggagtttccggacaggcacaagggtagccccatgtagagcgcattgcaaaaatcaagtcttgaggttaccagcgcatgtactacagtttcgaggtcaccctgttccaggattCACTACCAAATTATAGTACCTGATCCTATTTTCCTTCAGGCCAGACAAAGCTACATCTCACTTCTCAGTCTGAGGAACAAAGCTTTTTTTACTTCTGCTCAGCTAACAATGCAAGCTGCTCTTGGGAAGAAGAGTCAAAGACTCTTCAACCTGCCTTCCAGACtgataacaaagaaagaaaacaacagaaatagAGGGAATCTGTTACCTTTGCTCCTCACAATTCCTTTCACCCACTCGGTTGCTGCCACTACACTCTCTGTGCTGCTGACGTCCAAAATGGTGGTTTTCAGCCGATCGGATGTGGCCTTCTCTAGCTGTTCTGCCCCTTTCTGGGTGAAACAGGCAGCTAACACTCGGAGGCCTAGACTATCCAGCTGCCTGGCAAGCTGGTTTCCAAAGCCAGAATCACAGCCAGTGATGAAGACGTATTTCTCTCTGAGGTTGTCCACAGTCTGTCTCTCCCGGTACCATCGGCAGAGGAAGTAAAGCCCCAACAGGACAGCCAGGTAGAACCACATGGTTGCAGGCAGAGCtttgaaaggaaagaagcaagcaGCATTAGAGCTGGTACATAGGCATCTCTTGGGCTGGAAGAGAAGGGAGTTTAAGGCTCCTGTCTGATATTAAGGCTATGTGAGAAGCACTGTAGCCCACCCAAAGGGAGGGCATGGGTACATGAACCGTTTGCCTCCCAAGTCACAGCTGCAACCTCATTAAACCTGTCAAAATGCATACCCAACAGAATAAAAGGAAATAGTGTGCTCTGAGTGAACTTAACTGTAAAGATTTTATATTGGTACTGTATATGTGCATTCATTATCAGAAGAATTGACCCACCACAGACAGAATGGCAAAGGTGAAGCAAAACCAAGATATTTTGATGCCCTATCTACCCATTGTTATGAGATGTTCACCAAACATGCTTGATCCAATGCCCATCAGATCACTATGGGCTTTTCTGACCTATTAAAAGgaaatatgtttccattttaaaattttgtcatTCTGTCTCTTTagggggctgagcagatgggtcaGGATAACACAGCCTGACCCTGTGCTATTCTGGTCTGGGTGCTCACCTGAGTAAACCCCTGGTTGGCATGAGGATGAATGGGTGATTACATGCCTGTCCCTATGCTGACCCAGGGCCTACTATTGATGCACATTCCTTACCTTTCATGCCATTAGTGCTCCTGAGAAGgccacatggccaggtgccccatttcttcATCAGACCTGGTAATGGGGTTTTCTCAGTAGGAGTGATGGTGCAGCAAGATAAAGAGCATAGGAGGGGAGTGTATGAACAGCCAGGGTTTGCCATGGAATTTCCAGGAAATTCCATGGCAAACCAAATCCACTGCATCTGCACCCCATATCCAGGATCTGGCCCAATCCTGCCCCTAGGGTTTTGGCCTGCAGTGTCTAAGCTGGATGGTCCAAGGTTGGGGGGAAAACACAGACCAAGACTAGTtttgctgaaattattttttaaaatttcacttatgttttaaattgatgtttccccccaaaatgacATAACAATAAAGGCATTTGTTCTTTCCACCTAGCTGTAATTGTCCCACCGTACGTTTGGAAGGATTTCAACATTTAATTCCATAACTTGAATGTTTCACCTGTTGATTATAGCAATCAAGCTGTTAACTTGCACATACAGCAGCCAGGCTTCTTGGCTGGACTTTCTGGTCAGTCCACAACCAAGGCTTCATTTTCCAACACTCATTTCTAATTGCTGTCCTCAAAGTGAACTTGGCTGAGATGTATTCACCACTCCTTCTTATACAAATATATTTCTAGCTCCAGAAGGAGTTCGTGAAATGAGTATGCCTAGCATTAGCATGGCAAAGATCTTTTGAACAGACATTCCTGGTTCTTTTTAGTTTGCTAACTGCTTTCTGACAGGACTATCAAACTTTAAAATTTGGGCAAAAAGCAAACATTCAGCAGGTGAAGCTTTTCCTTGTCAAGAATTTACAAGGGTGACAGAAGTTTTCGATTTCTGCTTGTCATTTGAATTGCAAAAGAAGAAAGCTCCTTCCCTTGTTGCTATGCTCATACCTCATCTTGCAAGCATTAAAGAAAACATGTATTTGCATTTGAGGTGGACAACTGCAGTAATaacagcaaatgctttgctaagacttttattttactttcaaaTTATcctaataaaaacaaatgaaataccATTTATGCAATGACAGAAAGAAATTTCCAGATTTATCTGGCAGGCAAGGAAACCCAGTATAAAGCTGACAACATTGTTTGATGCTAAGGAAAGGGATGGTCTAGGACGTCCAAATATTAATTGAATCATGAGGCCTGATGTTTTGTGTGGTTAAAGAAATGAATTTTGCTCAGAGATGACAGACTTTTGGAACTTGAAGGTCAcaatttaagatttgggtggcatgacTGCTATAATAAAGTCAAAGTAcatgtggattaaaaaaatcattgtattaGGAAGGTTCTtatacagcagtggttctcaacttgtgggtcgcgacccctttcgGGGGTGAACaactctttcacaggggtcacctaagaccattggaaaacacatatttcagaTGGTTTTAGGAACTGAGATACCGCTCTGctatggttgggggtcatcacaacatgaagaactgttttcaagggtcgcagcattaggaaagttgagaaccactgttataCAGGTTTGGTAGAAAAGTAAGCAGACACTTTTCTCTAGGATAACATTAGCCACTTCATGACAATAAGCCTTCTTTAGGAAGGAATGAGTCAAAAATTGGAAATAGTTGATTTTGTCTTCTGTACTTTGACTATGACACCTGGGAGTTCAAATCAAGAGAGATGCTCCTTAAGAAAG from Sceloporus undulatus isolate JIND9_A2432 ecotype Alabama chromosome 2, SceUnd_v1.1, whole genome shotgun sequence includes the following:
- the LOC121921049 gene encoding retinol dehydrogenase 16-like — its product is MWFYLAVLLGLYFLCRWYRERQTVDNLREKYVFITGCDSGFGNQLARQLDSLGLRVLAACFTQKGAEQLEKATSDRLKTTILDVSSTESVVAATEWVKGIVRSKGLWGLVNNAATGAHVAPNEWLTKDQFAEVINVNLLGLIDVTLHMLPLVRAARGRVVNVSSVGGRVINIGGGYCLAKFGVEAFSDSIRRELRPFGVQVSIIEPGSFMTSIALRWDEDLRRIWNRVPSDIKECYGQQYLEGCKSTLWSFCRLEI